In a single window of the Verrucomicrobiia bacterium genome:
- a CDS encoding choice-of-anchor M domain-containing protein: MNSSHLKAVASGLLAVVAVSNAATPLTTGEVDIGIAYEGGLLGFHLHDEEKDIEYEPSEAVLVVGAGSLQLSPGGAFSFLGPAGTPNWVLPAVENPGLLYLGLSGEELDAPDWVGSLTVSLQSVVGPGNFYLWNTDAFGNPVVFMDSASGISDGDRVAVSPGSHAHYNWGFSQPGSYSVFLEASGVHVDEGLVTSGPVAFQFEVVPEPSTYLLALFGLGSLLAIRRLQQ; this comes from the coding sequence ATGAACTCCAGCCATCTCAAAGCAGTCGCATCGGGCCTCCTGGCCGTCGTTGCCGTCTCCAATGCCGCGACACCCCTCACCACCGGCGAGGTGGATATCGGGATCGCCTACGAGGGTGGCCTCCTCGGATTCCACCTGCACGATGAGGAGAAGGACATCGAGTACGAGCCCTCGGAGGCGGTGTTGGTGGTCGGCGCCGGGTCGTTGCAACTTTCGCCCGGCGGGGCCTTCAGCTTCCTGGGACCGGCCGGCACGCCCAACTGGGTGCTGCCCGCCGTCGAGAATCCCGGCCTGCTCTATCTGGGATTGAGCGGCGAGGAGCTCGACGCCCCGGACTGGGTCGGGAGCCTGACGGTATCCCTCCAATCCGTGGTGGGGCCGGGAAATTTCTATCTCTGGAACACCGACGCATTCGGCAACCCGGTGGTCTTCATGGATTCCGCGTCCGGGATCTCGGACGGGGACCGGGTTGCCGTGTCCCCGGGCAGCCACGCACACTACAACTGGGGATTCTCCCAGCCCGGAAGCTACAGCGTCTTCCTGGAGGCCTCCGGGGTGCATGTGGATGAGGGGTTGGTGACGTCAGGTCCCGTTGCCTTCCAATTCGAGGTGGTCCCTGAACCCTCGACCTATCTGTTGGCGCTCTTCGGGCTGGGCTCGCTGCTGGCGATCCGGCGACTGCAACAATGA
- a CDS encoding sigma-70 family RNA polymerase sigma factor: MDPDCTPATLCSEGTPEVADRTLVARAQLGDDGSFEELIRRHQQRIYGLCYHLTSNHEDATDLAQDAFVKAWKALKAFKGDSSFYTWVYRIAYNGVLNHLKQRRYRTPHLSLDDLDFNAEHNPDLVELVSEKTPRREAGLIELQKKLNEAMLKLSPEHRAVVTLHDIQGVPHEEIARIMDCNPGTVRSRLFYARQQLQAWLSDVSP, translated from the coding sequence ATGGATCCGGACTGCACGCCCGCAACGCTCTGCAGCGAAGGCACGCCGGAGGTCGCCGACCGCACCCTGGTCGCGCGGGCCCAGCTCGGGGATGACGGGTCCTTTGAGGAACTCATCCGGCGGCACCAACAGCGCATCTACGGCCTCTGCTATCACCTGACGTCCAATCACGAGGACGCCACCGACCTGGCCCAGGACGCGTTCGTGAAAGCGTGGAAGGCACTGAAGGCGTTCAAGGGGGATTCAAGCTTCTACACCTGGGTTTACCGCATCGCCTACAACGGCGTGCTCAATCATCTCAAGCAGCGGCGGTACCGGACACCCCACCTGAGCCTCGACGACCTCGACTTCAACGCGGAGCACAATCCGGATCTCGTGGAGCTGGTTTCGGAAAAGACGCCGCGTCGCGAGGCCGGCCTGATCGAGCTTCAGAAAAAGTTGAACGAGGCGATGCTGAAGCTGTCTCCTGAACATCGCGCTGTGGTGACGTTGCACGACATTCAGGGAGTTCCCCATGAGGAGATTGCCCGCATCATGGACTGCAACCCCGGCACCGTGCGATCGCGTCTCTTTTATGCCCGCCAGCAACTGCAGGCGTGGTTGTCCGATGTCAGCCCGTGA
- the solA gene encoding N-methyl-L-tryptophan oxidase, with the protein MPGKARSVSASAGPPADVLVLGLGGMGSATAWELTRRGARVVGLDQHGPLNDRGSSHGRTRVIRQAYFEHPSYVPLLRRAYELWHHTAAAAECGLLTLCGGLMMGPPGCEVVAGSLRSAREHGLPHEVLDASEVRRRYPPIQLPADHLALFETQAGVVHAERALQAHLDLAMALGARLEFREPVLDWGVDGEGVQVRTARQTWRAARLVITPGPWAPAVLPGLGVELRVERQVLYWIQPKDGVDAYRPGRFPIHVWEPGGRLIPYGFPALDGPDGGVKVALHQTPEPEWCTPENVNRSIRASDVARMRHTIRTLLPGLDGPLVHAVTCLYTHTPDGHFLIGLHPEYGDRVALAAGFSGHGFKFCSVVGEILADLALTGRTDHDLSLFALDRFAAGRVPAKPEPPGSESGSRKN; encoded by the coding sequence ATGCCGGGAAAGGCTCGATCCGTGAGCGCATCCGCAGGTCCACCCGCCGACGTCCTGGTGCTGGGCCTCGGAGGCATGGGCAGCGCCACCGCCTGGGAACTCACACGGCGCGGCGCCCGTGTCGTCGGACTCGACCAGCACGGCCCCCTGAACGACCGGGGATCGAGCCACGGCCGTACCCGCGTCATCCGGCAGGCCTATTTCGAGCACCCGTCCTACGTGCCATTGCTTCGCCGCGCCTACGAACTGTGGCACCACACCGCCGCGGCCGCGGAATGCGGGCTGCTCACCTTGTGTGGAGGCCTCATGATGGGGCCGCCCGGGTGCGAGGTGGTTGCCGGAAGCCTGCGGAGTGCGCGGGAACACGGGCTTCCCCATGAGGTGCTGGACGCGTCGGAAGTTCGGCGACGATATCCGCCCATTCAACTCCCCGCGGACCACCTCGCTCTGTTTGAAACGCAGGCCGGGGTGGTGCATGCCGAGCGGGCCCTCCAGGCCCACCTGGATCTTGCGATGGCCCTCGGGGCCCGGCTTGAGTTTCGCGAACCAGTGCTGGACTGGGGGGTTGATGGTGAGGGGGTGCAAGTCCGGACCGCCCGGCAAACGTGGCGGGCGGCGCGGTTGGTGATCACGCCGGGACCTTGGGCTCCGGCCGTGCTGCCCGGGTTGGGCGTGGAACTTCGGGTGGAACGTCAGGTCCTGTATTGGATTCAACCAAAGGACGGCGTGGATGCCTATCGTCCCGGACGATTTCCCATCCACGTTTGGGAACCGGGTGGCCGCCTCATTCCCTACGGCTTTCCGGCGCTCGATGGACCCGACGGCGGGGTGAAGGTCGCACTGCATCAGACGCCGGAACCCGAATGGTGCACCCCGGAGAATGTGAATCGCAGCATCCGGGCCTCCGATGTGGCCCGCATGCGGCACACGATCCGCACCCTCCTGCCTGGCCTGGACGGGCCCCTCGTCCATGCCGTCACCTGCCTCTATACGCACACGCCCGACGGACACTTCCTGATTGGGCTGCACCCTGAATACGGCGATCGGGTTGCTTTGGCGGCGGGGTTCTCGGGACACGGATTCAAGTTCTGCAGCGTCGTGGGCGAAATCCTTGCCGACCTCGCGCTCACCGGCCGTACCGACCACGACCTTTCCCTGTTCGCCCTCGACCGATTCGCCGCCGGTCGTGTCCCGGCGAAGCCGGAACCGCCGGGTTCGGAGTCCGGCTCCCGGAAGAACTGA
- a CDS encoding alpha/beta hydrolase has translation MNGSTRGCLISLITVFTLVAAPPDGPWPLWPGEAPGERGGIGEEKDTSKPGEGLVAGRPLIRLGNVSKPTLQIFRPPADRDTGASVLVFPGGGYSILALDLEGTEVCDWLNGIGVTGILLKYRVPKREGQPAHQAPLQDAQRAIGLTRHHATAWGLKPDRIGVLGFSAGGNLAALASTTHAERTYPPLDAADAVSCRPDFAILIYPAYLTDKDRGDRIRAELPVNDRTPPTFLSISQDDPVRVETALGYAWELQRHGVPFELHVYPTGGHGYGLRRTDNPVTTWPDRAADWMRASGWLDR, from the coding sequence ATGAATGGTTCCACCCGCGGCTGCCTGATCAGCCTGATCACCGTTTTCACCCTGGTGGCGGCACCTCCCGACGGCCCATGGCCCCTGTGGCCCGGAGAGGCGCCCGGGGAACGCGGCGGGATCGGCGAGGAGAAGGATACCAGCAAGCCGGGCGAAGGTCTCGTTGCGGGCCGCCCGTTGATCCGTCTTGGGAATGTCTCCAAGCCGACTCTCCAGATCTTCCGTCCACCGGCAGATCGCGACACCGGCGCCTCGGTGCTCGTGTTTCCCGGCGGCGGTTACTCGATCCTCGCGCTCGACCTGGAGGGTACCGAGGTGTGCGACTGGCTGAATGGCATCGGAGTCACCGGCATCCTGTTGAAGTACCGGGTGCCCAAGCGCGAGGGACAACCCGCCCACCAGGCCCCGCTTCAGGACGCACAGCGCGCCATTGGCCTGACCCGTCATCACGCCACCGCATGGGGGCTGAAGCCCGACCGCATCGGCGTCCTCGGATTCTCGGCCGGGGGAAATCTTGCGGCGCTCGCCAGCACCACACACGCGGAACGGACCTATCCACCCCTGGACGCCGCCGACGCCGTCAGTTGCCGGCCGGACTTTGCCATACTCATCTATCCGGCCTACCTGACGGACAAGGACCGGGGCGACCGCATCCGTGCCGAATTGCCCGTGAATGACCGGACGCCGCCCACCTTCCTCTCCATTTCCCAGGACGATCCCGTGCGGGTGGAGACGGCACTGGGCTACGCCTGGGAACTGCAACGCCATGGCGTGCCCTTCGAACTCCATGTCTATCCCACCGGAGGCCACGGGTATGGGCTCCGCCGCACCGACAATCCGGTGACGACCTGGCCCGACCGCGCCGCCGACTGGATGCGCGCCAGCGGATGGCTCGACCGCTGA
- a CDS encoding DUF3300 domain-containing protein — protein MPSPHRPSRRLCSVLLLLLVCWLPARGQTSEAAPPPSAGPRRSASELETLVAPIALYPDPLIATLLPAAAYPVEIVQLARMLQSPDGSAQVRDQPWDPKVKELAAFPAVVETLNKDLGWTVDLGQAFVAQPQDVMDAIQTLRKKAQALGNLQSTPQQVVIVTNSVVERTYQQQIVYVTNTVVEIQPASPQVIYVPTYSPTVVYTSPPPSPAQSLLTFGAGIAVGAIIANNCDWHYGGVYVGPWRPPYYYPPPPYYRPPPYYPPPGYRPPPPGYRPPGYPPPGTRPPAARPYDSAQTPARWQPDSGRLASAGAPSTLPAEASRGWGSSGPTASTQPAPARGTAGGGQGAARPTPQPAPSRPAAAAPTPRPSYPSGGAPAPRPAYPGRAGPEAVYPGAGTGAGNRMTSSPAFGSQGNSASSAFSHGGSGNVQNYSNRGAASRGGFQGGARGGGGRGGRR, from the coding sequence ATGCCCTCGCCCCACCGCCCCTCTCGGCGCCTCTGCAGTGTCCTTCTTCTGCTCCTGGTTTGCTGGCTGCCGGCCCGGGGCCAGACATCAGAGGCCGCACCGCCGCCGTCGGCGGGTCCACGACGCAGCGCCTCGGAACTCGAGACGCTGGTCGCCCCGATCGCCCTATACCCGGACCCGCTGATCGCCACCCTGCTTCCGGCGGCCGCGTATCCCGTCGAGATTGTTCAGCTCGCCCGGATGCTCCAGTCCCCCGACGGCAGCGCCCAGGTCCGCGACCAACCCTGGGACCCCAAGGTCAAGGAGCTGGCGGCGTTTCCAGCGGTGGTGGAGACGCTGAACAAGGACCTCGGGTGGACGGTGGATCTGGGCCAGGCGTTCGTTGCGCAGCCGCAGGACGTGATGGACGCCATCCAGACGCTCAGAAAAAAGGCACAGGCTCTCGGGAACCTCCAGTCCACCCCCCAGCAGGTGGTGATCGTGACGAACTCGGTGGTGGAGCGGACCTACCAGCAACAGATCGTTTATGTGACCAACACGGTTGTGGAAATCCAACCGGCCAGTCCGCAGGTCATCTACGTGCCGACGTATAGTCCCACGGTGGTGTACACTTCGCCGCCTCCCAGTCCCGCGCAGTCATTGCTCACGTTTGGCGCCGGCATCGCCGTGGGCGCCATCATCGCCAACAACTGCGACTGGCATTACGGAGGCGTCTATGTCGGGCCCTGGCGTCCGCCCTACTACTACCCTCCGCCACCCTATTACCGTCCTCCCCCCTACTATCCGCCGCCGGGGTATCGTCCGCCTCCGCCAGGGTACCGGCCTCCGGGGTATCCTCCCCCGGGGACCCGCCCCCCCGCAGCCCGTCCCTATGATTCCGCTCAGACGCCGGCGCGATGGCAGCCCGATTCCGGTCGGCTGGCGTCCGCAGGGGCGCCCTCCACGCTTCCGGCTGAGGCGAGCCGGGGCTGGGGGAGCAGTGGCCCAACGGCCTCGACGCAGCCGGCTCCTGCACGGGGGACCGCGGGCGGGGGGCAAGGGGCGGCACGACCCACGCCTCAGCCGGCTCCCTCCCGACCCGCGGCCGCCGCCCCGACACCGCGGCCCTCGTATCCCTCCGGAGGGGCTCCCGCACCGCGACCGGCCTACCCGGGCCGCGCAGGTCCGGAGGCGGTCTATCCGGGTGCGGGCACCGGTGCCGGCAATCGGATGACCTCATCCCCGGCGTTTGGGTCTCAAGGGAACAGCGCCTCCAGCGCCTTTTCCCACGGCGGCTCAGGCAACGTTCAGAACTACAGCAACCGCGGTGCCGCCAGTCGTGGCGGGTTTCAGGGGGGTGCACGAGGCGGTGGCGGGCGGGGGGGAAGGCGATGA
- a CDS encoding choice-of-anchor M domain-containing protein, whose protein sequence is MKARNLPQRWIRLALGILAVTTASGSAFRDRVVLDMEHVDFRVNYSPGGTNELFVTLYDSDGRTNYMATNVVLVVRAAAGLQLPEGFPELGEPGSPFWILPQSQDPQLLYLGASGEGLPRGVFGQDPEIRLTSVQAAGAFFAWRTDAVGNLQISMDSRNGLGPEDVIATSPGGHSHYNWGFSSNGFYQVSFQAEGRLAGASTNLTALPSQFLFAVEPLPVAPESGAGLSVLDVGMDGLELALSGVPGAAYCVEMSPDLESWSEGPLVVASPQASRFIIAITDPEIPLFVRAVSLDAAASAAGLSPTSTGRWGPQIIGRRDRPGVDPRRSEIRPVP, encoded by the coding sequence ATGAAGGCCAGGAACCTGCCCCAACGGTGGATCCGGCTTGCCCTTGGCATCCTTGCGGTGACGACGGCGTCGGGATCCGCGTTCCGGGACCGGGTGGTTCTGGACATGGAGCATGTGGACTTCCGTGTGAATTACTCGCCGGGCGGCACCAACGAGCTGTTCGTGACCCTCTACGACAGCGACGGACGGACCAACTATATGGCAACCAACGTCGTGCTGGTCGTCCGGGCGGCCGCCGGGCTGCAGCTCCCGGAGGGATTCCCAGAGCTGGGTGAGCCGGGTTCACCGTTCTGGATCCTCCCGCAGAGCCAGGACCCGCAACTGCTTTATCTCGGGGCTTCCGGGGAGGGCCTTCCGCGCGGAGTTTTCGGCCAGGATCCGGAAATCCGGTTGACGTCGGTTCAGGCGGCGGGTGCGTTCTTTGCCTGGAGGACGGATGCGGTCGGCAACCTGCAGATCTCCATGGACAGCCGCAACGGGCTGGGTCCCGAGGACGTCATCGCGACGTCACCCGGGGGGCACAGCCATTACAACTGGGGGTTTTCCAGCAACGGGTTCTATCAGGTCAGCTTTCAGGCTGAGGGCAGGCTTGCCGGGGCGTCCACCAACCTAACGGCGCTGCCGTCCCAGTTTTTGTTCGCGGTGGAGCCGCTTCCGGTCGCTCCAGAGTCTGGGGCCGGATTGTCTGTTTTGGATGTGGGGATGGATGGATTGGAGCTCGCGCTTTCCGGAGTTCCGGGGGCCGCCTACTGCGTCGAGATGTCCCCGGACCTCGAGTCCTGGAGCGAGGGCCCGCTGGTGGTCGCTTCGCCTCAGGCTTCCCGGTTCATCATCGCCATCACGGATCCGGAAATTCCGCTGTTCGTTCGTGCCGTAAGTCTGGATGCCGCGGCGTCTGCTGCCGGGCTATCGCCGACGTCTACGGGTCGTTGGGGGCCACAAATAATTGGGCGTCGAGATCGTCCCGGAGTGGATCCACGTAGAAGCGAAATCCGTCCGGTTCCGTGA
- a CDS encoding polyprenyl synthetase family protein has translation MKALSPHPAGDHTPVVPDWDDVLGPVRDHLGQVGRRMDDQIALFEPEIAGLARHALQSQGKQLRPAMVALAGGAVGVCSDVHVTIGMVVEMVHLATLVHDDVMDGAGLRRSRPTVGTLWGNQIAVLLGDCLFSHAMKSAAALPADDIFRSLALAANAVCTGEILQSNRRRRWTLGRTEYLRMLELKTAELFAVAAELGARHAGGTREQQALLREYGLAVGTAYQIFDDCLDVFGSEDAAGKSLGTDLATGKLTLPLILLLEQASPSDRAEIEGWLNRWEPGYTVGLRALLDQHGCLAGSALVIEDLLARARNVIQALPPSPERDALGGLTRRITRQTALLAS, from the coding sequence ATGAAGGCCCTTTCTCCACATCCCGCCGGGGACCACACACCGGTGGTTCCTGATTGGGACGACGTCCTCGGCCCGGTCCGGGACCACCTCGGGCAGGTGGGACGTCGGATGGACGACCAGATTGCGCTGTTTGAGCCGGAGATCGCCGGGCTGGCCCGGCACGCCTTGCAAAGCCAGGGCAAGCAGCTGCGGCCGGCCATGGTCGCGCTGGCGGGCGGGGCGGTGGGGGTGTGTTCCGACGTGCATGTGACCATCGGCATGGTGGTCGAGATGGTGCACCTCGCGACCCTGGTTCACGACGACGTCATGGACGGCGCCGGCCTGCGGCGCAGCCGGCCGACGGTCGGAACGCTCTGGGGCAACCAGATTGCGGTGCTGCTGGGGGATTGCCTGTTCTCGCACGCGATGAAGTCGGCCGCCGCGCTGCCGGCGGACGATATTTTCCGGTCGCTGGCCCTTGCGGCGAACGCGGTCTGCACCGGCGAGATTCTCCAGAGCAACCGGCGCCGGCGATGGACTCTGGGTCGAACGGAGTATCTGCGGATGCTGGAACTGAAGACGGCGGAGCTGTTTGCCGTGGCGGCCGAACTGGGGGCCCGCCATGCCGGGGGCACACGGGAGCAACAGGCCCTGCTGCGCGAATACGGGCTGGCGGTGGGCACCGCCTACCAGATTTTCGACGATTGCCTCGATGTCTTCGGTTCTGAGGACGCCGCCGGCAAATCCCTGGGCACGGACCTCGCGACCGGCAAGCTCACCCTTCCGCTGATCCTGCTGCTCGAGCAGGCCTCGCCGTCGGACCGGGCGGAGATCGAGGGCTGGCTCAACCGGTGGGAACCCGGTTACACCGTCGGGCTGCGCGCGCTGCTCGACCAGCATGGCTGTCTCGCGGGCTCCGCCCTGGTGATCGAGGACCTCCTGGCGCGGGCCCGAAACGTGATCCAGGCGCTGCCGCCATCGCCGGAACGCGACGCCCTCGGAGGGTTGACCCGGCGCATCACGCGGCAAACCGCCTTGCTTGCGTCCTAG